Proteins from a single region of Rhodobacteraceae bacterium LMO-JJ12:
- a CDS encoding replication-associated recombination protein A, with amino-acid sequence MTDLFDTAPAPDGAPAKGPRPLADRLRPATLAEVIGQDHILGAEGPLGVMLESGSLSSLILWGPPGVGKTTIARLLAAETDLHFVQISAIFTGVPELRRVFEAAKHRRSNGQGTLLFVDEIHRFNKAQQDGFLPHMEDGTILLVGATTENPSFELNAALLSRAQVLTLKRLDLAALERLAQRAEKVLGKALPLDGSAREALLEMADGDGRTILNLVEQVAAWKVSGKLDRDALSTRLMRRAAKYDKSGEEHYNLMSALHKSVRGSDPDAALYWLARMLTGGEDPRYLARRITRMAVEDIGLADPQAQTHCLHAWEVFERLGSPEGELALAQAVIYLALAPKSNAGYAAYKAAMVQAKKTGSEPPPKHILNAPTKLMKDEGYGAGYAYDHDAKDGFSGQNYFPDGVKRPVLYQPVERGFERELKKRLDWFTKQRLERGS; translated from the coding sequence ATGACCGATCTTTTTGATACCGCACCTGCGCCTGATGGCGCTCCGGCCAAGGGGCCGCGTCCTCTGGCGGATCGTCTGCGCCCTGCCACGCTGGCCGAGGTGATCGGCCAGGATCATATCCTCGGAGCGGAGGGGCCGTTGGGCGTCATGCTCGAGTCCGGCTCACTGTCGTCGCTGATCCTCTGGGGGCCGCCGGGTGTTGGCAAGACCACCATCGCGCGGCTTCTGGCCGCTGAGACGGATCTGCACTTCGTCCAGATCAGCGCTATTTTTACCGGTGTGCCCGAGTTGCGCCGCGTCTTTGAGGCCGCCAAACACCGTCGCTCCAACGGTCAGGGCACGCTGCTTTTCGTTGATGAAATTCACCGCTTCAACAAGGCGCAACAGGACGGCTTTCTGCCCCATATGGAAGACGGTACCATCCTTCTGGTCGGCGCCACCACGGAAAACCCCAGCTTTGAACTCAACGCCGCTCTGCTCTCGCGCGCCCAGGTGCTCACCCTCAAACGTCTCGATCTCGCGGCGCTTGAACGGTTGGCACAACGCGCGGAAAAGGTGCTTGGCAAAGCCCTGCCGCTAGACGGGTCAGCGCGCGAGGCGCTGCTTGAGATGGCTGATGGCGATGGCCGCACAATTCTCAACCTGGTCGAACAGGTTGCGGCATGGAAGGTCTCGGGCAAGCTCGACCGCGATGCACTTTCCACCCGCCTGATGCGACGGGCGGCGAAATACGACAAATCCGGCGAGGAACATTACAATCTGATGTCGGCGCTGCATAAATCGGTGCGCGGCTCCGATCCCGATGCGGCGCTCTATTGGCTGGCGCGCATGCTCACAGGCGGCGAAGACCCGCGCTATCTTGCCCGCCGCATTACCCGCATGGCGGTGGAAGACATCGGGCTGGCCGACCCACAGGCCCAAACCCATTGTCTGCATGCCTGGGAAGTTTTTGAACGCCTCGGCAGCCCCGAAGGCGAATTGGCGCTGGCGCAGGCGGTGATCTATCTTGCCCTCGCCCCCAAATCCAACGCTGGCTACGCCGCCTACAAAGCAGCAATGGTGCAGGCGAAGAAAACCGGCTCCGAGCCGCCCCCCAAACACATCCTCAACGCCCCCACCAAGTTGATGAAAGACGAAGGGTATGGCGCGGGCTATGCCTATGACCATGACGCCAAGGATGGTTTTTCCGGACAGAACTACTTCCCCGATGGGGTCAAGCGCCCGGTACTTTACCAGCCGGTCGAGCGCGGCTTTGAACGCGAACTCAAGAAGCGCCTTGACTGGTTCACCAAGCAACGGCTTGAGCGGGGCAGTTGA
- the secY gene encoding preprotein translocase subunit SecY, protein MVSAAEQMAANTSWAALGKASDLRNRILFTLGLLIVYRLGTFIPVPGIDGQALRDFMEGAGQGIGGILTMFTGGALGRMGIFALGIMPYISASIIVQLLASMVPALEQMKKEGEQGRKKMNQWTRYGTVFLATLQSYGLAKSLEAGDLATDPGFFFVASTMITLIGGTMFLMWLGEQITARGIGNGISLIIFVGIIAEVPAALAQFFSQGRSGIISPAVIVGVIIMVIATIAFVVFMERALRKIHIQYPRRQVGMKVYDGGSSHLPVKVNPAGVIPAIFASSLLLLPVTISTFSGNQTGPIMSTLLAYFGPGQPLYLAFFVGMIVFFTYFYTFNVSFKPDEVADNLKNQNGFVPGIRPGKKTAEYLEFVVNRVLVLGSAYLAAVCLLPEILRSQMAIPFYFGGTSVLIVVSVTMDTIQQVQSHLLAHQYEGLIEKSQLSGKGRRRKKKGPARR, encoded by the coding sequence ATGGTATCTGCTGCCGAACAAATGGCCGCCAACACGAGCTGGGCGGCGCTGGGCAAAGCCAGCGACCTGCGCAATCGCATCCTGTTCACGCTGGGACTTCTGATCGTTTACCGGCTGGGCACGTTCATTCCCGTGCCGGGAATCGACGGCCAGGCGCTGCGCGACTTCATGGAAGGCGCAGGGCAGGGGATCGGTGGCATCCTGACGATGTTTACCGGTGGTGCGCTTGGCCGGATGGGGATTTTTGCCCTCGGCATCATGCCCTACATCTCGGCCTCGATCATTGTTCAACTGCTGGCCTCGATGGTGCCTGCGCTGGAACAGATGAAGAAAGAGGGCGAACAAGGCCGCAAGAAGATGAACCAGTGGACCCGCTATGGCACGGTCTTTCTGGCCACCTTGCAGTCCTACGGCCTTGCCAAAAGCCTTGAAGCGGGTGATCTCGCCACTGATCCGGGCTTCTTCTTTGTCGCGTCCACCATGATCACGCTGATCGGCGGCACGATGTTCCTGATGTGGCTGGGCGAACAGATCACCGCGCGCGGCATCGGCAACGGTATCTCGCTCATCATCTTTGTTGGTATCATCGCAGAAGTTCCCGCCGCGCTGGCACAGTTCTTCAGCCAGGGGCGTTCGGGCATCATCAGCCCTGCCGTGATCGTTGGCGTCATCATCATGGTGATCGCCACCATTGCCTTTGTCGTGTTCATGGAGCGTGCGCTTCGCAAGATCCATATTCAATACCCGCGCCGTCAGGTCGGCATGAAGGTTTATGATGGCGGCTCAAGCCATCTTCCGGTCAAGGTCAACCCGGCGGGCGTGATCCCGGCGATCTTTGCCAGCTCCCTGCTTTTGCTGCCGGTTACGATCAGCACCTTCTCGGGCAATCAGACCGGCCCGATCATGTCCACGCTGCTGGCCTATTTCGGCCCCGGACAGCCGCTTTATCTGGCGTTCTTCGTCGGGATGATCGTGTTCTTCACCTACTTCTATACGTTCAACGTCAGCTTCAAACCTGACGAAGTCGCCGACAATCTGAAGAATCAGAACGGCTTTGTTCCTGGTATCCGCCCCGGCAAGAAGACCGCCGAATATCTGGAATTTGTGGTCAACCGCGTGTTGGTGCTTGGCTCGGCCTATCTTGCGGCGGTCTGTCTGCTGCCCGAAATCCTGCGCAGCCAGATGGCGATTCCGTTCTATTTTGGCGGCACCTCGGTGCTGATCGTGGTCTCGGTTACGATGGACACGATCCAGCAGGTGCAAAGCCACCTTCTGGCGCATCAATATGAAGGCTTGATTGAAAAGTCGCAGTTGTCCGGCAAGGGGCGGCGGCGCAAGAAGAAAGGACCGGCCCGCCGATGA
- a CDS encoding RluA family pseudouridine synthase translates to MSKVQNVTIEAGEGDQRLDRWFRRRFPHVPQGRIEKMCRKGDLRVDGARVKTSTRVEEGQNVRIPPLPEPGEIPRNPAQNVHVSAADARMMQDAVLWRDDHIIAINKPPGLPSQGGSKQTRHVDGLSEALRFDVDEKPRLVHRLDKDTSGVLLLARTRAMAAALTAAMRHRETRKIYWAVVAGVPHPYLGEIKYGLVKAPGHGAKGEGEKMLCLHPRDVEKTYGAKRAITQYATLYRVASRAAWVAMEPITGRTHQLRAHMAEIGHPIIGDGKYGGSGQENMGDGWGAQLGGIISNKLHLHARMMRFEHPVTRKLITITAPLPDHMAATFDNLGWAPDMAAEDPFEAMP, encoded by the coding sequence ATGAGCAAAGTTCAAAACGTGACGATCGAGGCCGGAGAAGGCGACCAGAGGCTTGATCGCTGGTTTCGCCGTCGCTTCCCGCATGTGCCCCAGGGGCGTATCGAAAAAATGTGCCGCAAGGGCGATTTGCGGGTTGATGGCGCGCGGGTGAAAACCTCGACTCGTGTCGAGGAAGGCCAGAATGTGCGCATCCCGCCGCTGCCCGAGCCCGGCGAAATCCCGAGAAACCCTGCGCAAAACGTGCATGTCTCCGCCGCCGACGCCAGAATGATGCAGGATGCCGTGCTCTGGCGCGACGATCATATCATCGCGATCAACAAGCCTCCCGGCCTGCCGTCTCAGGGGGGGTCGAAACAGACCCGTCATGTCGATGGCCTCTCCGAGGCGCTGCGTTTTGACGTCGATGAAAAACCCCGCCTGGTGCATCGGCTCGACAAGGACACTTCGGGCGTGCTCCTTTTGGCCCGCACGCGGGCGATGGCCGCCGCCCTGACGGCCGCGATGCGCCATCGTGAAACGCGCAAGATCTATTGGGCCGTGGTGGCCGGTGTGCCGCATCCCTATCTTGGTGAAATCAAATATGGGCTGGTCAAGGCGCCGGGCCACGGTGCCAAGGGCGAGGGTGAAAAGATGCTTTGCCTGCATCCGCGCGACGTCGAGAAGACCTATGGCGCCAAGCGTGCGATCACCCAGTATGCCACGCTCTACAGGGTGGCCAGCCGTGCCGCCTGGGTGGCGATGGAGCCGATTACGGGGCGCACCCACCAACTGCGTGCACATATGGCCGAAATCGGACACCCGATCATCGGTGACGGCAAATATGGCGGCTCGGGCCAGGAAAACATGGGCGATGGCTGGGGCGCGCAACTGGGCGGGATCATCTCGAACAAGCTGCACCTGCACGCCCGGATGATGCGTTTCGAACATCCGGTCACGCGCAAGTTGATCACCATCACGGCACCGCTACCCGACCATATGGCCGCCACGTTCGACAATCTGGGTTGGGCGCCTGACATGGCCGCCGAAGACCCGTTCGAGGCGATGCCATGA
- a CDS encoding DNA-directed RNA polymerase subunit alpha: MIHKNWQELIKPTQLDVKPGNDPTRQATIVAEPLERGFGLTLGNALRRVLMSSLQGAAITSVQIDNVLHEFSSVAGVREDVTDIVLNLKGVSVRMDVEGPKRLSVNAKGPGVVTAGDISDSAGIEILNRDHVICHLDEGADLYMELTVNTGNGYVAADKNKPEDAPIGLIPIDAIYSPVKRVSYDVQPTREGQVLDYDKLTMKIDTDGSITPDDALAFAARILQDQLSIFVNFEEPEAAGRQEEDDGLEFNPLLLKKVDELELSVRSANCLKNDNIVYIGDLIQKTEAEMLRTPNFGRKSLNEIKEVLSGMGLHLGMDVEDWPPDNIEDLAKKFEDAF; the protein is encoded by the coding sequence ATGATCCATAAGAATTGGCAGGAACTGATCAAACCCACGCAGCTTGACGTCAAGCCGGGCAATGACCCGACCCGTCAGGCGACCATCGTGGCCGAACCGCTGGAACGCGGCTTTGGTCTCACGCTGGGCAACGCGCTGCGCCGGGTTCTGATGAGCTCGCTGCAAGGTGCCGCAATCACTTCGGTGCAGATCGACAACGTGCTGCACGAGTTCAGCAGCGTGGCCGGTGTGCGCGAAGACGTGACCGACATCGTGTTGAACCTCAAGGGTGTCTCTGTGCGCATGGATGTCGAAGGCCCGAAACGGCTTTCGGTCAATGCCAAGGGGCCGGGTGTTGTTACCGCTGGTGACATCTCCGACAGTGCTGGCATCGAGATTTTGAACCGCGACCATGTGATCTGCCACCTCGATGAGGGTGCCGATCTCTACATGGAACTGACGGTTAATACCGGTAACGGTTATGTCGCGGCCGACAAGAACAAGCCTGAAGATGCGCCCATCGGTCTGATTCCGATCGACGCGATCTATTCGCCGGTCAAGCGTGTTTCCTATGACGTGCAGCCGACCCGCGAAGGTCAGGTTCTCGACTATGACAAGCTGACCATGAAGATCGATACCGATGGTTCGATCACGCCGGATGATGCGCTGGCGTTTGCCGCGCGCATTCTGCAGGATCAACTGTCGATCTTCGTGAACTTTGAAGAGCCCGAAGCAGCCGGCCGTCAGGAAGAAGACGACGGACTGGAATTCAACCCGCTTCTGCTCAAGAAAGTCGACGAGTTGGAACTGTCGGTCCGTTCGGCCAACTGCCTCAAGAACGACAACATCGTTTACATCGGCGATCTGATCCAGAAAACCGAAGCCGAGATGCTGCGCACTCCGAACTTCGGTCGCAAGTCGCTGAACGAGATCAAGGAAGTGCTCTCGGGCATGGGTCTGCATCTCGGGATGGACGTCGAAGATTGGCCGCCAGACAACATCGAAGATCTGGCCAAGAAATTCGAAGACGCGTTCTAA
- the crcB gene encoding fluoride efflux transporter CrcB → MVTTLLQVALGGAIGASARYLTSIGAMRLMGPGFPWGTLAVNVIGSFLMGVLVVALAYKDGSTRLAPFLMTGILGGFTTFSAFSLDTIAIFERGEVVLACFYVVASVLLSLGAIVLAMYLTRGFYT, encoded by the coding sequence ATGGTCACAACCCTTCTTCAGGTCGCCCTTGGCGGCGCTATTGGCGCTTCTGCCCGCTATCTTACGTCAATCGGCGCGATGCGGCTGATGGGTCCGGGTTTCCCGTGGGGAACGCTGGCGGTAAACGTGATCGGCTCATTCCTGATGGGTGTTCTGGTCGTAGCACTGGCTTACAAGGACGGCAGCACGCGGCTGGCCCCCTTCTTGATGACAGGGATCCTGGGTGGCTTTACCACTTTCTCGGCCTTTTCGCTTGATACGATTGCAATCTTTGAGCGTGGAGAAGTGGTGCTGGCCTGTTTCTATGTGGTGGCCTCAGTCCTGTTATCGCTCGGGGCAATTGTGCTGGCGATGTATCTGACACGGGGGTTTTACACATGA
- a CDS encoding trypsin-like peptidase domain-containing protein, producing the protein MVRILILILAFLAAPLAAETRVPASQAEITLGFAPLVKQAAPAVVNIYAKRVVQVRQSNPFINDPFFNDFFQGFGTPRPQVQNSLGSGVILTEEGIAVSNYHVVGQATDIRVVLNDRREYDASILLADKESDLAILQIEDAPDLPFLALRDSETLEVGELVLAIGNPFGVGQTVTSGIVSGLARSGTATGSARGYFIQTDAAINPGNSGGALIDVNGALIGINTRILSHSGGSNGIGFAIPSALVQRFVEQAHKGESRFIRPWAGMNGQPVDPDIANSLGLAVPQGIVISDLHAVSPFLAAGLRPGDVITAVNGQTVNTPDEMVFRMTVAGLGNTVSITRVRDGEASEIAVNLIAAPDEPPRNTLRTSRRAAIPELEIANINPAVLAEFGLPLNASGVVITDPGPAGPRAGLARGDVLRAINDVALTDTAQAEALLGKTSRWLSLEVQRGNQRHVLRFRL; encoded by the coding sequence ATGGTTCGCATCCTGATCCTGATCCTTGCCTTTCTGGCCGCGCCGTTGGCCGCCGAGACCCGAGTGCCGGCCTCGCAAGCTGAAATCACACTCGGCTTCGCGCCTCTGGTGAAACAGGCCGCGCCTGCTGTGGTTAATATTTATGCCAAGCGCGTTGTGCAGGTGCGCCAATCAAATCCGTTTATCAATGATCCCTTCTTCAATGATTTCTTTCAGGGCTTTGGAACGCCGCGGCCGCAGGTGCAAAACAGCCTCGGCTCGGGCGTGATCCTGACCGAAGAAGGCATTGCAGTGTCAAATTACCATGTCGTCGGGCAGGCCACCGATATCCGCGTCGTGCTCAATGACCGTCGCGAGTATGACGCCAGCATCCTTTTGGCCGACAAGGAAAGCGATCTGGCCATCCTGCAGATCGAAGACGCGCCTGATTTGCCCTTCTTGGCCCTGCGTGACAGCGAAACGCTCGAAGTGGGCGAGCTGGTGTTGGCCATCGGCAACCCCTTTGGCGTTGGCCAGACCGTGACCAGTGGCATCGTCTCGGGGCTGGCGCGTTCCGGCACCGCCACAGGAAGCGCGCGCGGCTATTTCATTCAGACTGACGCGGCGATCAATCCGGGCAACTCCGGCGGCGCGCTGATTGATGTGAACGGCGCGCTTATCGGCATCAACACCCGTATTCTGTCGCATTCTGGCGGCTCCAACGGCATCGGCTTTGCCATCCCGTCGGCTCTCGTTCAGCGGTTCGTTGAGCAGGCACACAAGGGCGAGTCCCGCTTCATCCGCCCTTGGGCCGGGATGAATGGACAACCGGTCGATCCCGATATCGCCAACAGCCTTGGGCTGGCGGTCCCTCAGGGCATCGTGATCTCCGATCTGCACGCCGTCAGCCCGTTTCTGGCCGCGGGTTTGCGTCCCGGCGATGTGATTACCGCGGTTAACGGGCAGACGGTGAACACCCCTGATGAGATGGTCTTTCGCATGACGGTCGCGGGGCTTGGAAATACCGTTTCCATCACCCGCGTGCGCGATGGCGAGGCCAGCGAGATCGCCGTCAACCTGATCGCCGCCCCTGATGAGCCACCGCGCAACACGTTGCGCACATCGCGCCGCGCCGCAATACCAGAGCTTGAGATCGCCAATATCAACCCCGCCGTGTTGGCCGAATTCGGTCTGCCGCTCAATGCTTCGGGGGTGGTGATCACCGATCCCGGCCCGGCGGGGCCGCGCGCCGGCTTGGCACGTGGCGATGTGTTGCGCGCCATCAACGACGTGGCGCTAACAGATACGGCACAGGCCGAAGCGCTGCTGGGCAAGACATCACGCTGGCTGTCACTTGAGGTGCAGCGCGGCAATCAACGCCATGTGCTGCGTTTCCGCCTCTGA
- the rpsK gene encoding 30S ribosomal protein S11 gives MARDTKRTKKKVSKNIAAGVAHVNSSFNNTKILISDVQGNAIAWSSSGTMGFKGSRKSTPYAAQMAAEDAGRKAQEHGVKTLEVEVQGPGSGRESALRALAAVGFNITSIRDVTPMAHNGCRPPKRRRV, from the coding sequence ATGGCACGCGATACCAAACGCACCAAGAAGAAGGTCTCCAAGAACATCGCCGCAGGTGTGGCGCATGTGAACTCTTCTTTCAACAACACCAAGATCCTGATTTCGGACGTCCAAGGCAACGCAATTGCCTGGTCCTCGTCGGGCACCATGGGCTTCAAAGGCTCGCGCAAGTCGACGCCTTACGCGGCGCAGATGGCCGCTGAAGATGCCGGTCGCAAGGCACAGGAACACGGTGTGAAAACCCTTGAAGTCGAAGTGCAGGGCCCCGGCTCTGGCCGCGAGAGCGCATTGCGCGCATTGGCCGCTGTTGGTTTCAACATCACCTCGATCCGTGATGTGACCCCGATGGCCCACAACGGCTGTCGCCCGCCGAAACGCCGTCGGGTCTGA
- a CDS encoding adenylate kinase — MNIILLGPPGAGKGTQARHLVETRNMIQLSTGDMLREAKDSGTEMGKRVAEVMARGELVTDEIVIGLIREKLEGDKKGGVIFDGFPRTLAQADALAELLSETGEGLDAVIEMRVDDDALVDRITGRYTCGNCGEVYHKTTKPEAVSGTCDKCGASDMQRRADDNEESLRTRLMEYYKKTSPLIGYYYAKGQLSSVDGLGEIADVQNAISAALDS, encoded by the coding sequence ATGAACATCATTCTGCTCGGACCGCCGGGCGCCGGAAAAGGCACCCAGGCGCGGCATCTTGTTGAGACCCGCAATATGATCCAGCTTTCAACCGGCGATATGCTGCGCGAAGCCAAGGACAGCGGCACCGAGATGGGCAAACGCGTGGCCGAAGTGATGGCCCGGGGCGAGTTGGTGACGGATGAGATCGTGATCGGCCTGATCCGTGAAAAGCTGGAAGGCGACAAGAAGGGCGGCGTCATCTTTGACGGTTTTCCACGCACATTGGCCCAGGCGGATGCTTTGGCCGAACTTCTGAGCGAGACCGGCGAAGGCCTCGATGCCGTGATCGAAATGCGGGTTGATGACGATGCGCTCGTCGATCGCATCACCGGGCGCTACACCTGCGGCAATTGTGGCGAAGTCTATCACAAGACCACGAAGCCCGAGGCGGTGAGCGGCACCTGCGACAAATGCGGTGCCTCGGATATGCAGCGCCGCGCAGATGACAACGAAGAGTCGCTGCGCACCCGGCTGATGGAATACTACAAGAAGACCTCGCCGCTGATCGGCTATTACTATGCCAAGGGGCAACTGAGTTCGGTTGATGGTCTTGGCGAGATTGCCGACGTGCAAAACGCGATTTCTGCGGCGTTGGATAGCTGA
- the rpsM gene encoding 30S ribosomal protein S13, with amino-acid sequence MARIAGVNIPTHKRVPIALTYITGIGHTSAKAICEAVNIDAARRVNELSDAEVLAIREHIDANFAVEGDLRRETQMNIKRLMDLGCYRGLRHRRNLPVRGQRTHTNARTRKGPARAIAGKKK; translated from the coding sequence GTGGCACGTATTGCCGGCGTAAACATCCCGACCCACAAACGGGTCCCGATCGCCCTGACTTATATCACCGGAATTGGCCATACTTCGGCCAAGGCTATCTGTGAAGCCGTGAACATCGACGCCGCGCGTCGCGTGAACGAGCTCAGCGATGCCGAAGTTCTCGCCATTCGCGAACATATCGACGCCAATTTTGCGGTCGAAGGCGATCTTCGCCGCGAGACCCAGATGAACATCAAGCGTCTGATGGACCTTGGCTGCTATCGTGGCCTGCGCCACCGTCGCAACCTGCCGGTTCGCGGTCAGCGCACTCACACCAACGCACGCACCCGCAAAGGCCCCGCACGGGCCATTGCCGGCAAGAAGAAATAA
- the rplQ gene encoding 50S ribosomal protein L17 → MRHAKGYRRLNRTHEHRKALFSNMSGSLIEHEQIKTTLPKAKELKRIMDKLITLGKRGDLHARRQAASQLKQDKDVAKLFEVLGPRYKERQGGYTRVLKAGFRYGDMAPMAIIELVDRDPAAKGAADKARVEAEAEAEMNEG, encoded by the coding sequence ATGCGTCACGCAAAAGGCTATCGCCGCCTCAACCGCACCCACGAGCACCGCAAGGCGCTTTTCTCGAACATGTCCGGCTCGCTGATCGAGCACGAACAGATCAAGACGACCCTGCCCAAAGCCAAAGAACTCAAGCGGATCATGGACAAGCTGATCACGCTCGGCAAACGCGGCGACCTGCACGCCCGCCGTCAGGCCGCGTCTCAGCTCAAGCAAGACAAAGACGTCGCCAAGCTGTTCGAAGTTCTCGGCCCGCGCTACAAAGAGCGTCAGGGTGGCTACACCCGCGTGCTCAAAGCGGGTTTCCGCTATGGTGACATGGCGCCGATGGCAATCATCGAACTGGTCGATCGCGACCCTGCTGCCAAAGGCGCTGCCGACAAGGCCCGTGTCGAAGCAGAAGCTGAAGCCGAGATGAACGAGGGCTAA